A part of Acidobacteriota bacterium genomic DNA contains:
- a CDS encoding carboxypeptidase regulatory-like domain-containing protein: MKPIYKRLLMISAVSLLAAGAVLGSAGTPVASSVQGTVYDKQRNPLPDVDVEILNDLYQSLNRTKTDATGRYYFGGLSDGRYTIRVLAFRYDLADQDVPIEIQTMTVRGTEEFRP, translated from the coding sequence ATGAAACCAATTTACAAACGACTACTTATGATCTCTGCCGTGTCATTATTGGCTGCCGGGGCTGTATTAGGTTCCGCGGGTACGCCCGTTGCGAGTAGTGTGCAGGGCACGGTCTACGACAAGCAGCGAAACCCTTTGCCTGACGTGGATGTCGAGATATTGAATGATCTCTATCAATCGCTCAATCGTACCAAGACCGATGCCACCGGTCGATACTACTTTGGCGGATTGAGTGACGGACGCTACACAATACGTGTCCTCGCATTCCGTTATGATCTTGCCGATCAGGACGTCCCGATCGAGATCCAAACGATGACCGTCAGAGGCACCGAGGAGTTTCGACCATAG
- a CDS encoding carboxypeptidase regulatory-like domain-containing protein translates to MTLRASGSTSGFSATTTSRDDGFFQFSQIAPGSYTMTSTATNFKRTTQEIQVSVDKTTNVSPKLEVGAGEVTVEVTSDSAVSIDLGNTKVDTTITKRIIEDLPAGVTFASLLKIAPNVRPELGGFQIDNQRIGKRVHHRWTGKLLTSVPVHSTGTSAFLSKWFRKYR, encoded by the coding sequence GTGACGTTAAGGGCATCGGGATCAACCTCTGGTTTTTCTGCGACGACCACATCGAGAGATGACGGCTTCTTTCAATTTTCACAGATCGCTCCGGGCTCATACACCATGACCTCGACGGCGACAAACTTTAAGCGAACCACCCAGGAGATCCAGGTTTCGGTCGACAAAACGACCAACGTAAGCCCGAAACTCGAAGTCGGTGCTGGTGAGGTTACGGTCGAAGTCACATCTGACTCGGCTGTTAGTATCGATCTTGGCAATACCAAGGTTGACACGACCATCACCAAACGCATCATCGAAGATCTTCCTGCAGGCGTTACTTTTGCTTCGTTGCTCAAGATCGCTCCGAATGTCCGTCCGGAACTCGGCGGATTTCAGATTGACAACCAGCGGATCGGAAAACGTGTTCATCATCGATGGACAGGGAAGTTACTAACTTCCGTACCGGTTCACTCGACGGGAACTTCAGCATTCCTTTCGAAATGGTTCAGGAAGTACAGGTAA
- a CDS encoding TonB-dependent receptor — MTRFGTVGEASSDNHGLFVQDSWQVNSRLTLNLGVRIENESVPSFGPAATSQAITFGWGDKISPRIGGAFDLTGDGKTKLIANYGWFYDRFKYELPRGSFGGDFFRRDFFDLTPARGYNYLYTFGLERSLGQNFVLAGRYTHKNVDRAIEDVGVFNDQGSEAYIIGNPGLGLVCEISRQGNYPCTKANRKYDAIEVRLDKRATNYFFNINYTWSRLFGNYSGLASTDEGGRNSPNVNRYFDLPPLGFTADGDPDDGLLATDRTHVVKAYGGYSFDWKNNGVNRTSVNAFTTFQSGTPLTTIYNLYSLGTTILTGRGDLGRTEMFTETDLGVNHRYKFGRDNRFSIEGFVDIRNLFNESNVLGVQNNISGVNFAGGTAITGGVASASNPNAGNPSTALVLGGCTTCQGELQVFQTIFNGTGISQFVLNYINNNNIGTTVTPFGQPAGALVQTPQANRTLNTYGQPNSFQAGRDVRFGFRFYF; from the coding sequence ATGACCCGTTTCGGCACAGTTGGTGAAGCAAGCAGCGACAACCACGGCTTGTTCGTTCAGGACAGCTGGCAGGTTAACAGCCGCTTGACGCTGAACCTCGGTGTCCGTATCGAAAACGAATCTGTCCCGAGTTTTGGCCCGGCTGCAACTTCGCAGGCGATCACCTTTGGTTGGGGCGACAAGATCTCACCCCGTATCGGTGGTGCATTTGACCTGACCGGTGATGGCAAGACCAAATTGATTGCTAACTATGGTTGGTTCTATGACCGCTTCAAGTATGAACTGCCCCGCGGTTCGTTCGGCGGCGATTTCTTCCGTCGTGATTTCTTTGACCTCACGCCGGCTCGCGGCTACAACTACCTCTACACCTTCGGTCTTGAGCGTAGTCTTGGCCAGAACTTTGTTCTTGCCGGTCGTTACACACACAAGAACGTTGACCGTGCTATCGAAGACGTAGGCGTTTTCAACGATCAGGGTTCGGAAGCATACATCATCGGAAACCCGGGCCTCGGCTTGGTTTGCGAAATTTCGCGTCAGGGCAACTATCCTTGCACGAAAGCTAATCGTAAATACGATGCTATCGAAGTTCGTTTGGACAAACGTGCTACTAACTACTTCTTCAATATTAACTACACCTGGAGCCGTCTATTCGGTAACTACTCAGGTTTGGCAAGTACTGACGAAGGCGGACGTAACAGCCCGAACGTAAACCGTTACTTCGACCTTCCGCCCCTCGGCTTCACCGCTGACGGTGATCCGGATGACGGACTTCTTGCAACAGATCGTACGCATGTCGTCAAGGCATACGGCGGTTATTCATTTGATTGGAAGAACAACGGTGTCAACCGCACCAGCGTCAATGCTTTCACGACCTTCCAGTCGGGTACGCCATTGACCACGATCTACAATCTGTACAGTCTGGGAACCACCATCCTTACCGGACGCGGCGATCTCGGCCGAACAGAGATGTTTACTGAAACCGACCTCGGTGTCAATCATCGCTACAAGTTCGGACGCGACAACCGCTTCTCGATCGAAGGATTTGTCGATATCCGCAACTTGTTTAATGAGAGTAATGTACTTGGAGTACAGAATAACATTAGCGGAGTAAACTTTGCTGGTGGTACTGCTATTACGGGCGGCGTAGCGAGTGCCAGCAACCCCAATGCTGGTAATCCTTCGACGGCGCTGGTCCTTGGCGGCTGCACCACATGTCAGGGTGAACTTCAGGTATTCCAGACAATATTCAACGGTACTGGTATTAGCCAGTTTGTGCTGAATTATATCAACAATAATAATATTGGCACGACCGTTACACCGTTTGGTCAACCGGCTGGAGCCCTTGTCCAGACACCTCAAGCCAACCGTACGCTCAACACGTACGGTCAGCCTAATTCATTCCAGGCTGGACGTGACGTCCGCTTTGGATTCCGTTTCTACTTCTAA